Within the Setaria viridis chromosome 3, Setaria_viridis_v4.0, whole genome shotgun sequence genome, the region CGCTTGCTACCCCGTGGGGAGCTGGCGGTGgcgcccgctcccgccgccgccgttcgtcCACGACCCCGGGTACAGGGCTCCTGACGACAAGGCCGCCGTcgcggtggtcggcggcggtgcCACGATCTGcgtgtccgccgccgccgcgacctaCGCGTTCGACACGGTGGCGCGCGCGTGGAGCAAGGCCGGCGACTGGGTCCTGCCGTTCCACGGCGAGGCCGCGCACGTCCCCGTGCTCGGCCTCTGGCTCGGCATGTCGGCTGGCAGTAGTGGCAGCCGCCACGACGTGTGCGCCgtggacctcgccgccgccgggatgggctcgccgccggcggtgcaGCACGTCGGGCTGGATCTTGTTGACCCGCCCAAGAACTGGTCGCTGGCAAATCAAACCCTCGTGAACCTAGGCTCAGGCAGGTTTTGCGTCGCCAAGTTCTATGATGTTATTGATGACGAAAAAGACGGGCATGATCCTCACGTGGTCTCGCCATCTTCGCCGGCGCGGAGATGGTGACCGCCGGTGACGGCGGACAGCACGATGGAGAACGCCGGGTCCTCATCACAAGACCAAATGCCTCGTCTCAGATTACATCCATTTGTGTTCTCTGATGAACTGATGAAGAGATTATGTTGGTACTCCGTCATGTCAACTGAACTTGCAATCTACTTTTATTTGGATCGGGTCTAGGAGCTCTTTCAAATTCATTGGTTGTTCCGTGTTCTTTTGCCAAATAATACTAGCTGTGAATGGTAAATATTTAAATTCACCAACGCGCGGCCACTAAGGCAAAAATCAGGAGCCGTAACAAGGTAAAATTTGAGTTTCTGGCACCGCTACCGGCACTAACTCTCTATGTCTTGCTATGTTGTCTAACATATATACTCCACTTTTTAAATTATTAAGAACCCTTAAAGATTATATATTCTagattaatttatatttaaatcATAAAAGCTGGCTTTGCAAACTTGCCACTTGAATAGTTAATAACTTGATTTCCTTGccattttttctattttattgtTTTTATCTCCTTTTTCCAATTTCCAAGCACATGAAAGGACAAAAATGCCATTGCTCTCAAACCTTATCTCTGCCCAGCCCCGTTTAAACCATCCTGGGTCCTAGATGCTgtgccttttcccttttcttcacCGTTTATCACTCTTCTTATCTTACAGAATGTAAATCAAATATTTGATTATAAAACACATTGCATTCATACATCAAACCCTCTCCTGCTAAAGTAATTTTCTTGACACTCTATGTTCTAAACAATGTTTTCCAAACGGTGTCAGATTTTTCTAGTTTCCCTTCAATGTTTTTATTTATCTTCTGAATCAgaatcactttttttttttaaagtaatGGTTTGGCTAGAACGGATCACTGGAAGATTGCATATGCTAGATGAGAGAGATGATTCTCATAAGGAACATCTCATATTGTAGTAAATATTCtaaaattaacaaaaaaaactCTTCTTCCCTATTCTTGCATTGCAGGAGTCAAAGACCAAACTGTCCGTTTGCCACGCAGAGCTTATCCTGTTTCTGGCAAGAAACAGAACACAAACTTGCTGTCAAATAGGGTGCCTTATTAGCCATATTGTAGTCTTGTGATTGTGACACCTTCAATATACGAGGAATATACGAGAAAAATACGGGTAGGTGGTTGGCACTTGGTTGTGTACTTGATTGACCATCCAGTCAAGATGATTCTGATCCAAACATGCTGCCCGTCCTGACGTGATGTTCCTGCCGTGGCCACGTACTTGTCTGCTGTGGCCACGTGGTTGACTTGAATATAATTCGCTCTTCCATTCCATTCCTTTTCACACACAAGAATGACCACCGTGTGTGTGACCTGAGGCCGACAGCAGCATGCTGGAGAAGTTCTCATAGCTACACGGTTTGCTATGTCTTGGTTTTTATCTCGTGATCACCTTGAAAAATGAGCTAACCTCAATCCTGAGCCAAAACTCAGCAATAACAAACTCTTGTGTGATTGATTCTTCTTTATGTTCGTCTCGTGATCGCCTTGAGCTACTAACCTCAATCTTAAGCCAGAGCTCGAGCTCTCAATCGGATAGATTCATCAAGCTTGCACACTTAACGACGACACTGAAGGTAAGTTTGGCAACAAACGCAAGGGAGCCTAACTAGAGGTAGTTTGTGCTCTGGTCATTAGTTAAGCGGTGGAATTTAGGTTCTCCTTAACagtttttgagagagagagagaagaggactACCCTCGCGTGTGACTCCATAAGGTATGCACGTGTTTTATTCTATTTTTCTTGTCCAACTGCTTGCTTTGTCCAAGTCCACCAGGGATAATGGACAAGACAAAGGCCCAAGCTCAATTACTCTATCACCTCTGTTCACTAAAAAAATTAGTCAACAAAAATATATAGAGAAAGAAACATCCTAAAAGGAAATATGTTAAAAATAATTGCTTAAAAAGGAAATTGTCCACTACTTAGCTAATACCAATTAGCAGAATCCATGTTGCGGAGGCAAAACAAAGTCGCGAATCCAAATGAAGGCGTGTTCGGCGCAAGCGGGCCGGGATGTAGGCTGGCGAAACTGTGGGCTGGAAACCGACCGACACCGTTCGAGCCGAGAGACTGAGGATAAGAACACATGGGCCGAAACACAGGCCCAACCAGGTCTGTGGTTCTTGGAGGTTGGAAACAGATTTCTTCATCAAACTCAAAAGTGATTTGACCTTAAGGCATCGTTAAaagaggattaaacatgagaaAAAAATGAGTATATTTTCTTTGCAGTTCGTTCAGCATCGTACACGGGCCGGTGTCTTTGCGTGTCCGTCTCACAGGTGCACTATGGTCCTAGCTTTTTTTGTTCTTTCGTCAAAGGAAAAGCATGAGCATTTCCGAAAGAAGTAATGAGAGTGTCCATGATGATCTACTCTGCACAAGCTATGtacaataaaaaaaacaaaaaataagcaaaaattAATTACgagccgacggcggcgacgacgacggccttccccggcggcggcggcggcgacgcccggcAGACCGGGCACGtcggccgccggcgcagccACTGGTCGATGCAGCCCCGGTGGAACGCGTGCCGGCAGTCGGGCAGCCGCCGGAGCTCGTCGCCGTCCGCGTAGTCCGCCAGGCACACCGCGCACCGCGCCGCGTCGGACCCGGCCGCCGGTGCTCCCGCGCCCGCGGCCGTCTCCTCGTCCTTCTCCGGCGCCTGCGACGGCGACGAGTACACCAGCGTCGGGTACCGGGCCAGGACTGCTTCGTCGATCCCGGCCGCGCCCTGGCCGAGCTccacgtcgcccgccgccgcgcgccgctgcgACGGTGacagcgcccgccgccgccgccgccaggagcaCAGCAAGGTCGCCGCCGAGAGCACGGCCAGCGCCGCCACGGAGGCGAGGATCAGCACGTAGTCTTTGGCCAtggccgcgcgcgtgccgccaGCATCGACTCCGGTCGGCAGCTCTCGAGCTACTATGTCCCTCACCTCCTCAAACGTCGCtgcttttctccttcctcccctgtCGCTTCCCCGTCTCGTCTTATACGCACACGGCGGCGTCCCCTTCACGCGCCAAGATTCGTGCTGCCACCCCCGCGCCAGACGACACCTCCCAGCCGTCGATCACGCTTCGAGATCCGCGTGGCACGGGCCACGGCGATGGTGATCCAGTCAATCTGGCGCGATTACATGGGCATCGTCAACACGCGCTAATGACCATATTTACGTGGGTGATTAATTAACTATAGTCGCTAATCTCTTTTTTTGGAATTTACCTCTGTTTTGTTCGTTGCTTCCCGGGGGAGCTATTCCTGAAACCACCTGCCTTATCGTCACCGAAATGCTCCCGAATTTTAAACTCTCTACTACGGCCTCTTTTCGCCTTGTCGAATTCGCCTAGGTTTTATATGTGTTTGAAGCGTATTCGTGTCGAATTACGAATGGAGACACGGCAGCTAAAAAGGGTGCCTCTTGGCCTACATTATTATTAATTATTATTGCTACTACTATTATATACAATGATGGAAGAACTGGGTGCTTAAGTGAGCGATTAAGGCGGCAAAGCACGCACTTAATTATGCAGGGAATGAGATCTCTGTAGCTTGATCTGACAGGAATGAATATTCATCCTTTCAGATTTTTTCTACAATCAAGATTCTTGGGCACTTAACAGGTTGATGATCTTTTTAACCGTCAGCAAAATAAAGTTTAAGCTTTAAAGTCCAAGTGTCCAACTGGTTAGGCACCTGGGTGACCATGGTTCAAATCCCGTCACGC harbors:
- the LOC117850213 gene encoding RING-H2 finger protein ATL67, yielding MAKDYVLILASVAALAVLSAATLLCSWRRRRRALSPSQRRAAAGDVELGQGAAGIDEAVLARYPTLVYSSPSQAPEKDEETAAGAGAPAAGSDAARCAVCLADYADGDELRRLPDCRHAFHRGCIDQWLRRRPTCPVCRASPPPPPGKAVVVAAVGS